One window of Hydractinia symbiolongicarpus strain clone_291-10 chromosome 3, HSymV2.1, whole genome shotgun sequence genomic DNA carries:
- the LOC130636824 gene encoding uncharacterized protein LOC130636824 has product MESHPVAVIPGVPQGSVLRPLIPIILLGDIDSNVSDSIVQSFADDTRVTKEDANMKFNDVKFEVMHFGTNDTLKYCTSYLSPSGSIITERRDLKILVSYYPPTAPFIPTY; this is encoded by the exons ATGGAATCACATCCTGTTGCTGTTATTCCAGGCGTACCCCAAGGTAGTGTGCTTCGACCACTTATCCCTATCATCCTCCTTGGAGATATAGACTCAAATGTCAGTGACAGTATTGTACAGTCATTTGCCGATGATACAAGGGTTACCAAGG AAGATGCAAACATGAAATTTAATGATGTAAAGTTTGAGGTCATGCATTTTGGCACGAACGATACCCTGAAATATTGCACATCGTATCTTTCCCCCTCTGGATCCATCATCACAGAGCGTAGGGATCTGAAAATCTTGGTGTCATATTATCCACCAACTGCTCCTTTCATTCCCACATATTGA
- the LOC130635663 gene encoding prosaposin-like, whose protein sequence is MILVISMLILSFLAGIHWSQFHTEDFVKFEPKLVDGVCDKCKLFINAIHQLISSNSTRTEVLSALKDGCQLLPPSLKSQCVEVVTTYGEQLLNILDEFLADPDVVCSTIGFCNSTRTAGMDKKYLKKVLEEVFRNSQPHLPAQLKGISNCALCEMILVIIQGIFEDTSTQMFVKEEIGKLCALLPTPADVSECHKAVDLLEPKVYEYIVRTYFAPMKFCPGIGLC, encoded by the exons ATGATTTTAGTCATATCAATgcttattttgtcttttttggCTGGTATTCATTGGTCGCAGTTTCACACGGAGGACTTTGTTAAGTTCGAGCCCAAACTTGTTGATGGGGTTTGTGATAAATGCAAGTTGTTTATCAATGCCATTCATCAGCTCATATCAAGTAATTCAACTCGAACAGAAGTATTGTCAGCTTTAAAAGATGGTTGTCAACTTTTACCTCCTAGTTTGAAATCTCAG TGTGTGGAGGTGGTGACAACTTACGGTGAACAATTACTCAACATATTGGATGAATTCCTCGCGGATCCTGATGTGGTATGTTCAACAATTGGCTTCTGTAACTCCACGCGTACTGCCGGGATGGACAAGAAGTATCTGAAAaaggtgttggaagaagtatTCCGAAACTCGCAGCCACACTTACCAGCCCAGTTAAAAGGTATCAGTAACTGCGCTTTGTGTGAAATGATACTCGTGATTATCCAGGGTATATTTGAAGACACTTCCACGCAGATGTTTGTGAAAGAAGAAATTGGAAAGCTTTGTGCATTGTTGCCAACACCTGCAGATGTTTCTGAATGTCACAAGGCAGTGGATTTGCTGGAACCGAAAGTCTATGAGTACATTGTGAGGACATACTTCGCGCCAATGAAATTTTGTCCCGGCATTGGTTTGTGCTAG
- the LOC130635662 gene encoding uncharacterized protein LOC130635662: MESRETAWSSWEEWQQVRKLLYSFDDINMLKNGVHMVNAWRSRLRVGALPVSVELTASLIVSYLVSVQHSDTDDHLRLSIAMALVRFVNGITDQLQTGLYAQSVQLIADKINIPDWLVDLRHQATHSQLPGVEVLQSGLMVALTWLDENYWEETSLIMEEKFNDQHAGIKEGLANYVALILHVNSDESKKDENFKLRKKNEKKCADQFTDISKRLLKNLHNGNLKIFISYFLAEGNFVPDQDILRSLGIKYFKFRVDADDDIFSKIDILVEFWKPLFAVVTKQFSSFVALLSVELSLKFKLSKTEDLYNLYLISMYMLYKIDKLSLKHFMPSLVRCPSHFGFQVLRVVLRAENNPNKNFTSLLDVFMPVTDSLQRSHSVDEVTKRIYLDDSANFKKSYEILQKLKSMHETKSSGTSSARWKMLDENELLELPPMGEFKDIQHKQYLDLSKHPVDLNENENVMENENMGVDSIENILTGESLTKSINQLFTDDVIRISDYDSSNCSDETDEYRLEKEALWDVDFKIGYDSLGKTEEEEQSLKNIFANIEHTNINFF; this comes from the coding sequence ATGGAATCCCGTGAAACGGCGTGGTCTTCTTGGGAAGAATGGCAACAAGTCCGAAAacttttgtatagttttgatgACATAAACATGCTTAAAAATGGTGTACATATGGTAAATGCATGGAGAAGTAGATTACGTGTTGGTGCATTACCAGTGTCAGTGGAGTTAACAGCTAGTTTAATTGTATCCTATTTAGTGAGTGTCCAACATAGTGATACAGATGACCACCTACGTTTGAGCATTGCTATGGCTCTTGTTCGTTTTGTGAATGGCATAACAGATCAGCTTCAGACAGGTTTATATGCACAATCGGTGCAGTTAATAGCTGATAAAATTAACATCCCTGATTGGTTAGTAGATCTCCGACATCAAGCAACTCATTCGCAACTCCCTGGTGTAGAAGTACTGCAATCTGGTCTGATGGTTGCGCTAACGTGGCTTGATGAAAATTATTGGGAGGAGACTTCATTGATAATGGAAGAAAAGTTTAATGATCAACATGCTGGAATCAAGGAGGGTCTGGCGAATTATGTTGCACTCATACTTCATGTAAATAGTGATGAATCAAAAAAGGATGAGAACTTCaagctaagaaaaaaaaatgaaaagaaatgtGCTGATCAATTTACTGATATCTCGAAACGTCTATTAAAAAATCTCCACAATGGCAACCTTAAAatctttatttcttattttcttgctgaaGGAAACTTTGTGCCAGATCAGGATATCTTACGTTCATTgggcataaaatattttaaatttcgtGTTGATGCCGATGATGACATTTTCTCCAAAATTGATATTCTTGTTGAATTCTGGAAGCCATTATTTGCTGTTGTGACTAAACAGTTTTCTTCATTTGTAGCTCTATTGTCAGTGGAAttgtctttaaaatttaaattaagcaAAACCGAAGACCTCTACAATTTGTATTTGATATCAATGTACATGCTGTATAAAATAGATAAACTATCACTAAAACACTTCATGCCAAGCCTTGTAAGGTGTCCTAGTCATTTTGGGTTTCAGGTTTTAAGGGTGGTGCTAAGGGCTGAAAATAATCCAAATAAGAACTTTACTAGTTTGTTAGACGTTTTCATGCCAGTTACAGATTCGTTGCAAAGAAGTCACAGTGTTGACGAGGTAACTAAAAGGATTTATCTTGATGATAGTGCTAACTTCAAGAAGTCTTATGAAAtacttcaaaaattaaaatcaatgcATGAAACCAAATCCAGTGGTACTTCATCAGCAAGATGGAAGATGTTAGATGAAAATGAGTTGTTAGAGTTACCACCTATGGGCGAATTTAAAGACATACAACATAAACAATATCTTGATTTGTCTAAACATCCCGTGGATTTAAATGAAAATGAGAATGTTATGGAGAATGAAAACATGGGAGTTGATTctatagaaaatattttaacaggAGAGTCTTTAACTAAATCTATTAATCAACTTTTTACAGATGATGTTATACGAATCTCAGATTACGACAGCAGCAACTGCtcagatgaaacagatgaaTATCGCTTGGAGAAAGAAGCATTGTGGGatgttgattttaaaattggATATGACTCATTGGGAAAGACAGAGGAAGAGGAGCaaagtttgaaaaacatttttgccaaTATTGAGcacacaaatattaattttttctaa